Proteins from a genomic interval of Sulfurimonas sp. HSL3-2:
- a CDS encoding PhnD/SsuA/transferrin family substrate-binding protein: protein MIIFSFTIVFADQIVKIGVLAKRSHQITLEKYSSTAAYLSKEIKGYQFKIVPLSFEQLKESVKNKEIDFVLTNTMYYVELEYHYGISRIATLKNISSDGKETTSFGGVIIARQGSNINNFKDLKGKRFGAVDPLSLGGWVMALKEFKDNHIDVNDFSSFKFFGSHDKVVQAVCNGEIDAGTVRSDTLERMKNEGIITSKCYKVIEPKHYKDFPFAVSTRLYPEWPFAKLSTTSEKLSNKVSIALLKMSPDSQAAKDSNVAGWTIPLDYTAVHQLLQDMQLGPYEELGKLTFSRFFEKYRLIFYSLITIFILVISVLLYIYKLNSRLKESNQYIEALNAGLEIKVQERTSEIEKMYLHEKYLKNILETIADINELLITSLSTGSVVDNSIDRLVKNEHYCYVWMGIEKNNTLEMSMQCKDKPIEKSTYGLESADETLAFKLVQKAVKYNETVIERLPDDYAFELGNNHYHCDSCWLISIPITVTNEDTILGTLSVFSDNEDGFEPQEVKMLENLSTDIGLALNSIYQSSKLQYMELEKISNYEETILAFVNIIEQRDSYTAGHTIRVARYCRLLAEGMGVDNDDILKLEKAAILHDIGKVVTPDSILLKPGNLTQLEYELIKEHANAGYKMLSKIKMYKDLADIIRYHHARYDGTGYPVTDPKHPEAIPLLSYIMMVADAFDAMTTNRIYKPRKSIEEALEEIKLFSGKQFHPDVAEAALKVLKNIDISTTSQMPKNELEERRFAYFFRDSLTEVYNETYLQIILNKIIEKQRYLYQVDLKNFSDYNKKHGWKEGDKFLKQIAERLTETFPDSMIFRYHGDDFILLFKKYTVITEDEIKGLDIFKESGIIAELIRYDLNEKIPEL from the coding sequence ATGATAATTTTTTCATTTACAATTGTTTTTGCCGATCAAATAGTTAAAATTGGCGTCCTTGCAAAAAGAAGCCACCAGATTACGCTAGAAAAGTATTCATCGACTGCCGCATATCTCAGTAAAGAGATCAAGGGCTACCAATTTAAAATCGTGCCGCTTAGTTTTGAACAGCTGAAAGAGAGTGTAAAAAACAAAGAGATAGATTTTGTACTTACAAATACCATGTACTATGTAGAGCTTGAGTATCACTACGGTATCAGCAGGATCGCTACACTCAAAAACATCAGTTCAGACGGCAAAGAAACAACCAGCTTCGGTGGTGTCATCATAGCCAGACAAGGTAGCAACATAAACAACTTTAAAGATTTGAAAGGGAAAAGATTCGGTGCCGTCGATCCGCTTTCTCTTGGCGGCTGGGTAATGGCGCTTAAAGAATTTAAAGACAATCATATCGATGTCAATGATTTTTCAAGTTTTAAATTTTTTGGCAGTCACGACAAAGTCGTACAAGCTGTCTGCAACGGGGAGATCGATGCAGGGACTGTCCGAAGCGATACTTTAGAGCGAATGAAAAACGAGGGGATCATCACTTCAAAATGTTATAAGGTGATCGAACCCAAACACTACAAAGACTTTCCTTTTGCCGTAAGTACCAGACTGTACCCGGAATGGCCTTTTGCTAAACTCTCGACTACTTCGGAAAAACTTTCAAACAAAGTCTCGATAGCTCTGTTAAAGATGTCTCCGGATTCACAAGCCGCAAAAGATTCCAATGTTGCAGGATGGACTATACCGCTTGATTACACAGCTGTCCATCAGTTACTTCAAGATATGCAACTTGGGCCGTATGAGGAACTTGGAAAACTGACATTTAGTAGATTTTTTGAAAAATACCGCCTTATCTTTTATAGCCTCATTACGATTTTTATTCTGGTTATCAGTGTGCTTTTATATATCTATAAACTCAATTCAAGATTAAAAGAGAGCAATCAATACATAGAAGCTTTAAATGCCGGTCTTGAGATAAAAGTCCAAGAACGTACGTCCGAGATCGAAAAAATGTATCTACATGAAAAGTATTTAAAAAATATCTTAGAGACGATAGCAGATATAAACGAACTTTTAATCACATCTCTTTCAACAGGAAGTGTCGTTGACAACAGTATCGACAGACTTGTTAAAAACGAACATTATTGTTATGTATGGATGGGCATAGAGAAAAACAACACTTTAGAGATGAGTATGCAGTGCAAAGACAAACCGATCGAAAAATCTACATACGGTTTGGAAAGTGCAGATGAGACCCTGGCTTTTAAACTCGTTCAAAAAGCTGTGAAATATAATGAGACTGTTATAGAAAGACTTCCCGATGACTATGCTTTTGAACTTGGGAACAACCATTATCATTGCGATTCCTGTTGGCTTATATCCATCCCTATCACGGTAACTAACGAGGACACCATACTCGGGACACTATCTGTATTTAGTGACAATGAAGATGGCTTTGAACCTCAAGAGGTCAAGATGCTTGAAAATCTTTCGACGGATATAGGACTGGCACTCAACTCCATTTATCAAAGCAGTAAGCTTCAGTACATGGAACTTGAAAAGATATCAAACTACGAAGAGACGATCCTTGCTTTTGTAAATATCATAGAACAAAGAGACAGTTATACAGCAGGTCACACCATCAGAGTGGCTCGTTACTGCCGTTTACTTGCTGAGGGCATGGGTGTAGATAACGACGATATCTTAAAACTGGAAAAAGCTGCCATACTGCACGACATAGGAAAAGTAGTCACGCCGGACTCTATTTTACTCAAACCCGGAAATCTGACCCAGCTTGAATATGAACTGATCAAAGAACATGCCAATGCCGGTTACAAGATGCTCTCCAAGATAAAGATGTATAAAGACCTCGCTGATATTATCAGGTATCATCATGCCCGCTATGACGGAACGGGCTACCCTGTAACTGATCCTAAACATCCTGAAGCTATTCCTCTGCTTTCATATATTATGATGGTAGCCGATGCATTTGACGCTATGACGACAAATCGTATATATAAACCGAGAAAGTCTATAGAGGAAGCACTTGAAGAGATCAAGCTCTTTAGCGGAAAACAGTTTCATCCGGATGTGGCAGAAGCAGCCCTTAAAGTTTTAAAAAACATAGATATAAGTACGACCTCACAGATGCCGAAAAATGAACTGGAAGAGCGCCGTTTTGCATATTTTTTCCGTGATTCTTTAACTGAAGTGTATAATGAGACATACCTTCAAATCATCTTGAATAAAATAATAGAGAAACAGAGGTACCTTTATCAGGTAGATCTGAAAAACTTTTCAGATTACAATAAAAAACATGGTTGGAAAGAGGGAGATAAATTCTTAAAACAGATCGCTGAAAGACTAACGGAAACTTTTCCTGATAGTATGATATTCAGATATCATGGAGATGATTTTATTTTGCTTTTTAAAAAATATACCGTTATCACGGAAGATGAGATCAAAGGGTTGGATATATTTAAAGAGAGTGGTATTATCGCTGAATTGATACGATATGATCTAAATGAGAAAATTCCTGAACTTTAA
- a CDS encoding TPM domain-containing protein gives MRLLSRLGILLVLIGFLNLNAQEIHFPSLSGRVVDEANILTGAQKKQLTDQLQTLEKQTSDQVVVVTLKSLQGNTIEVFGFRLGRHWQIGQKEKNNGVLLIVAPKERKVRIEVGYGLEGILTDGLSKMIIDNDIVPSFKKGNMQEGIMKGTKSILEVLQGQYVPPKKNNVSRTDKGAVSFGVGVAVFFGLLFAAPLFNSIINNMLLISIVNSIIVFFTFVGVGPLGEAFAMGVFMFFGSIVTMMSKYQVGSDSWYSPNGSFSSGSSSFGSSGFSGGGGSFGGGGASGSW, from the coding sequence ATGCGACTGCTTTCACGCTTAGGGATTCTTTTAGTCTTAATCGGATTTTTAAACCTAAATGCGCAAGAGATCCATTTTCCCTCTTTAAGCGGTCGTGTTGTCGATGAAGCAAATATACTCACAGGTGCTCAAAAAAAACAGTTGACAGATCAGCTTCAAACACTTGAAAAACAAACCAGTGATCAAGTGGTAGTCGTAACACTAAAGTCACTTCAAGGCAATACGATAGAAGTTTTTGGCTTTAGACTTGGACGACATTGGCAGATAGGTCAAAAAGAGAAAAATAATGGAGTCTTACTGATAGTCGCGCCAAAAGAGCGTAAGGTACGCATCGAAGTCGGGTACGGTCTTGAAGGGATTTTGACAGACGGGCTGAGTAAGATGATAATCGATAACGATATCGTCCCCTCTTTTAAAAAAGGCAATATGCAAGAGGGGATTATGAAGGGTACCAAGTCCATCTTAGAGGTTTTACAGGGACAGTATGTTCCTCCTAAAAAAAATAACGTATCGCGAACAGATAAAGGTGCAGTATCATTTGGAGTAGGTGTAGCAGTTTTTTTCGGACTTCTTTTTGCCGCACCTCTGTTTAATTCGATCATAAATAATATGTTATTGATCAGCATCGTCAATAGTATTATCGTATTTTTTACTTTTGTTGGTGTAGGACCGCTAGGGGAAGCTTTTGCAATGGGAGTATTTATGTTTTTCGGTTCGATCGTCACGATGATGAGTAAATATCAAGTCGGCAGTGATAGCTGGTATAGTCCAAATGGCAGTTTTTCAAGTGGCAGCAGTTCTTTTGGCTCAAGTGGTTTTTCAGGCGGTGGCGGAAGTTTTGGGGGCGGCGGCGCTTCAGGGAGTTGGTAA
- a CDS encoding inositol monophosphatase family protein — MTKLIEIVKECKELFLEGYHSHTNVNYKGTVDLVTEYDVAIEKRLTEALQKEFGDFTIVGEESTKEITHPKKAIYIDPIDGTTNFVHGLPFCAISVGVWEDGKPIAGIVYNPVLDECFYAKRGEGAYLNGKKIDVSKQKDFQQSLVSTGFPYTKVQKGKDYEWVLRSMANILPITRDIRRFGSAAIDMCYVACGKFEAYYECNLKPWDVAAAILIIEEAGGRITDEKGNSYSLGDHIILCSNTLVHDDLVKNLE; from the coding sequence ATGACAAAATTGATTGAGATAGTAAAAGAGTGTAAAGAACTTTTTTTAGAAGGCTACCACAGCCATACAAATGTTAACTATAAAGGAACCGTTGATCTTGTAACAGAATATGACGTAGCAATCGAAAAACGTCTTACGGAGGCATTGCAAAAAGAGTTTGGAGATTTTACGATAGTCGGTGAAGAGAGTACGAAAGAGATAACGCATCCAAAAAAAGCCATCTATATCGATCCCATAGACGGCACTACAAATTTTGTACACGGTCTGCCGTTTTGTGCAATATCGGTCGGTGTCTGGGAAGATGGAAAACCCATAGCAGGCATCGTGTACAATCCGGTACTTGACGAGTGCTTTTATGCTAAGCGAGGAGAAGGTGCATACCTTAACGGAAAAAAGATAGATGTATCTAAACAGAAAGATTTTCAGCAGAGTCTTGTTTCGACTGGATTTCCTTACACAAAGGTACAAAAAGGCAAGGATTACGAGTGGGTGCTGCGCTCGATGGCCAACATTCTTCCCATCACCAGAGATATCCGCCGTTTCGGTTCCGCTGCAATCGATATGTGCTATGTGGCATGCGGAAAGTTCGAGGCGTATTATGAATGCAACCTCAAGCCTTGGGATGTCGCAGCGGCAATATTGATAATAGAGGAAGCCGGTGGCAGGATCACCGATGAAAAAGGCAACTCATACAGCTTGGGCGACCATATAATCTTATGCAGTAATACTCTAGTACATGACGACTTGGTCAAAAATCTAGAGTAA
- the tpx gene encoding thiol peroxidase: MLGFTLANASTNETVTLSGKPVHLSGNKISVGDKAPVVQLVTSDLKEIKVGGKSDKTQILVVVPSIDTPVCDLEARTFNEKAAALANVQIVVISMDLPFAGSRYCAAHGIKNITVASDFQSKAFGKAYGTLIKDSVLKGIETRTIFIVKNGKVTYKQLVPEITQAPDYDAVLKAL, translated from the coding sequence ATGCTTGGCTTCACTCTAGCTAATGCATCTACAAACGAAACAGTCACGTTAAGCGGAAAACCGGTTCACTTAAGCGGAAATAAGATCAGTGTCGGCGACAAAGCCCCTGTGGTTCAATTAGTCACAAGTGACCTAAAAGAGATCAAAGTAGGTGGAAAAAGCGACAAAACACAGATATTGGTCGTAGTTCCAAGTATCGATACGCCTGTTTGTGATCTTGAAGCTCGTACATTTAATGAAAAAGCAGCAGCTCTTGCAAATGTTCAGATCGTAGTGATCTCTATGGACTTACCTTTTGCAGGAAGCCGTTACTGTGCAGCTCACGGGATCAAAAACATCACCGTTGCAAGTGACTTCCAGTCAAAAGCATTCGGAAAAGCGTACGGTACTCTTATTAAAGACAGTGTTTTAAAAGGGATAGAGACTAGAACGATCTTCATCGTTAAAAACGGCAAAGTGACTTACAAACAGCTTGTTCCTGAGATCACACAAGCTCCTGACTATGATGCAGTGTTAAAAGCATTATAA
- a CDS encoding VWA-like domain-containing protein yields MSAEKILTRSKSQLTLKHPYFGMLASRLKHEPSESVRAYASNGVRFLYNPEFIERRSEDEMIFILTNCVMHHILAHQQRRLNRKGSLWQLATDFAINNLLHKNGVIIPQGANYNEEFKDMYAEEIYEVLKEEHFNGLDDAYGNQNETNSDNPPQTGENQSEDSGAFSNIENIDDELDPQTESQWQYASSVAQEVANKKSAMPSGMERLAKKVKANDVDWRFELYNAVNRHMRNNYAFMPPNKKHIYRGFALPSLASDTLSLCVAIDTSGSINDELLGAFMEEFKSIMQNFPSVKIELIIADAKVHAHYTFQGGEKLDFALKGGGGTDYRPVFDYIEANLPMNTMLLYFTDGDGWFPKYPPNYEVLWALSRKAKVPFGRPLVIFRDN; encoded by the coding sequence ATGTCTGCCGAAAAAATCTTAACCAGATCAAAAAGTCAACTGACACTAAAACATCCCTACTTCGGTATGCTTGCTTCGCGGCTTAAACATGAACCAAGCGAGTCTGTAAGAGCCTACGCCAGTAACGGTGTGCGCTTTTTATACAACCCGGAGTTTATAGAGCGCCGAAGCGAAGACGAGATGATCTTTATCCTAACAAACTGTGTTATGCATCATATACTTGCACATCAGCAAAGACGTCTTAACCGAAAAGGTTCTCTCTGGCAACTCGCCACCGACTTTGCCATAAATAACCTTCTGCATAAAAACGGTGTCATCATCCCTCAGGGTGCGAACTATAACGAAGAGTTCAAAGATATGTATGCCGAAGAGATCTACGAGGTATTAAAAGAGGAACATTTTAATGGTCTCGATGATGCTTATGGCAACCAAAATGAGACAAATAGCGACAATCCGCCTCAAACAGGTGAAAACCAAAGCGAAGACAGTGGTGCTTTTTCAAATATTGAAAACATCGACGATGAGCTGGATCCGCAGACAGAGTCGCAGTGGCAGTACGCTTCATCCGTAGCACAAGAGGTAGCGAACAAAAAAAGTGCGATGCCTTCAGGCATGGAAAGACTGGCAAAAAAAGTAAAGGCAAACGACGTCGACTGGAGGTTTGAACTTTACAATGCGGTCAACAGACACATGAGAAACAACTACGCTTTTATGCCTCCGAATAAAAAACATATATACCGAGGATTTGCCCTGCCGAGTCTTGCGAGCGACACACTCAGTCTTTGTGTCGCCATCGATACATCTGGCTCTATAAACGATGAACTCCTAGGTGCGTTTATGGAGGAGTTCAAGTCCATCATGCAGAACTTTCCCTCGGTGAAGATAGAACTTATCATCGCCGATGCGAAGGTACATGCACATTATACGTTTCAAGGCGGAGAGAAGCTGGATTTTGCACTAAAAGGCGGAGGTGGAACGGACTATCGTCCCGTATTTGACTATATCGAGGCAAATCTGCCTATGAATACGATGCTTCTGTATTTTACAGACGGAGACGGCTGGTTTCCAAAATACCCTCCGAACTACGAAGTTCTCTGGGCACTCTCAAGAAAAGCGAAAGTCCCTTTTGGAAGACCGCTCGTTATTTTTAGAGACAATTAA
- the ald gene encoding alanine dehydrogenase, translating into MIIGVPKEIKTDEYRVSITPAGVAELVKEGHTVYVQNSAGEGSGFSDTEYEKAGAALLTDVAKLFKLSDMIVKVKEPIPLEYELFKQKQMLFTYLHLAADKVQTEFLLEKGIRAFSYETLEVNGRLPLLEPMSEVAGKMAALMGSVHLGKYHGGSGLLAGGVTGTHRAKVMVLGGGVAGKAAAEVAAGLGADVTILDINMERLHYLNDVTPANVATLYSSHDTIKDLLPECDIVVGTVLIHGAKAPKLITKEMLGLMKKGSVLVDVSIDQGGCFETSHPTTHTHPTFIEDGIVHYCVANMPGAYPRTSTYALTNATLKYVKALAKHGAENICQELPVMVSSLNTYDGVLYNKAVGEAHDIKSKVW; encoded by the coding sequence ATGATTATCGGTGTGCCAAAAGAGATCAAAACGGATGAATATCGTGTCTCTATCACGCCTGCAGGTGTGGCAGAACTTGTAAAAGAGGGACATACGGTATATGTCCAAAACAGTGCCGGTGAGGGAAGCGGTTTTAGCGATACTGAGTATGAAAAAGCGGGAGCGGCACTTTTAACAGATGTTGCAAAGCTTTTTAAACTTTCGGATATGATCGTAAAAGTCAAAGAACCTATTCCTCTGGAGTATGAACTTTTTAAACAAAAACAGATGCTTTTTACCTATCTGCATCTAGCAGCGGATAAGGTTCAAACAGAGTTCTTACTTGAAAAAGGGATACGCGCTTTTTCATACGAGACATTAGAGGTAAACGGCCGTCTGCCTCTGCTTGAACCGATGAGTGAAGTCGCAGGTAAGATGGCAGCCCTGATGGGAAGCGTGCATCTTGGAAAATATCACGGTGGAAGCGGTCTGCTTGCAGGCGGAGTGACAGGGACACACAGAGCAAAAGTGATGGTGCTCGGAGGCGGAGTCGCAGGTAAAGCTGCCGCTGAGGTCGCAGCAGGGCTTGGTGCCGATGTGACAATACTTGATATAAATATGGAACGCCTGCACTATCTAAACGATGTGACACCGGCAAACGTAGCAACGCTTTACAGTTCACATGACACGATCAAAGATCTGCTGCCCGAATGTGACATAGTCGTAGGGACTGTACTTATACACGGTGCAAAAGCTCCGAAACTCATAACAAAAGAGATGCTTGGGCTTATGAAAAAGGGAAGTGTCCTAGTCGATGTCTCGATAGACCAGGGCGGATGTTTTGAAACATCACATCCCACAACGCATACGCATCCTACATTCATAGAAGATGGGATCGTGCACTACTGTGTGGCTAATATGCCCGGAGCTTATCCGCGTACGTCGACATATGCACTTACAAATGCGACATTAAAGTATGTCAAAGCCCTGGCAAAACATGGAGCGGAAAATATATGTCAAGAGCTTCCTGTCATGGTGAGTTCGTTAAATACATACGACGGAGTCCTTTACAATAAAGCTGTAGGCGAAGCCCATGATATTAAAAGTAAGGTATGGTAA
- a CDS encoding MoxR family ATPase, whose protein sequence is MNPQSVKRSLTHLCKKKVPVFLWGPPGIGKSSIVAQIAKEENISYIDLRLSLLDPTDLRGIPFFSTKEETAIWAPPSFLPDGSQEKGILFLDELNTAAPMVQASAYQLILDRKIGEYTLPDGWAIVAAGNRESDRGVVFRMAAPLANRFVHLEMDVNVDDWRTWAVGVGIDASIIAFISHRPDALFTFAQTDSRAFATPRTWEYVNHIISSEPEADLIMPMVSGAIGEELAAAFLGFRSVAGDLPDLDMIMEGTCKDVPSEPSALHILSAALTMRVDDTTSSKKLNNLVSYTLNMPAEFAVMIVQDLRERKIELDHVDSWTLWMKKFNTLLH, encoded by the coding sequence ATGAATCCCCAAAGCGTAAAAAGATCACTTACCCATCTATGTAAGAAAAAGGTACCCGTGTTTTTATGGGGACCTCCCGGCATAGGAAAATCTTCCATCGTCGCGCAGATAGCAAAAGAGGAAAATATAAGCTATATAGATCTTCGTCTCTCTTTGCTTGATCCCACAGACTTAAGAGGGATACCGTTTTTTAGTACAAAAGAGGAAACAGCCATCTGGGCACCGCCGTCATTTTTACCAGACGGAAGTCAAGAAAAAGGGATACTGTTTTTAGATGAGTTAAACACCGCAGCACCTATGGTTCAGGCTTCGGCTTATCAGCTTATCCTGGATAGAAAGATAGGAGAGTACACTTTGCCTGACGGCTGGGCTATCGTAGCTGCAGGAAACCGTGAGAGCGACCGCGGTGTCGTCTTTCGTATGGCTGCACCTCTTGCAAACCGTTTTGTCCACTTAGAAATGGATGTAAATGTCGATGACTGGCGTACTTGGGCGGTTGGTGTAGGCATCGATGCATCCATCATCGCTTTTATCTCACATCGCCCTGATGCACTTTTTACTTTTGCTCAGACTGACAGCCGTGCATTTGCAACACCTCGTACATGGGAGTATGTCAATCATATCATCTCATCCGAGCCTGAAGCCGATCTCATCATGCCGATGGTAAGCGGAGCTATCGGCGAAGAGCTTGCAGCAGCATTCTTAGGATTTAGATCCGTAGCAGGCGACTTGCCTGACCTTGATATGATCATGGAGGGTACATGTAAAGATGTCCCAAGCGAGCCCTCTGCACTTCACATACTCAGTGCGGCACTTACCATGCGTGTAGATGATACTACAAGCAGTAAAAAACTGAACAATCTCGTAAGCTACACGCTGAATATGCCTGCCGAGTTTGCGGTCATGATAGTCCAAGACCTCAGAGAACGCAAGATAGAGCTGGATCATGTAGACAGCTGGACTCTTTGGATGAAAAAATTCAACACATTGCTACACTAA
- a CDS encoding LemA family protein, whose product MRNVGIVIAVILIALLVVMIPSINNIPKYDEAVKASWSQVLNQYKRRSDLVPNLVSTVKGYAAHEEKVLVEVTKARSAVAQMTISKDILNDKAAFAQFQSKQNELSSALSRLLVTVEKYPDLKANQNFVMLQSQLEGTENRISVARRDYIQAVQIYNTELRTFPGRLWHMMLYSDMKLYETFSVDEATQRVPEVNF is encoded by the coding sequence ATGAGAAATGTAGGTATTGTCATAGCAGTAATTTTGATTGCTCTTTTAGTTGTAATGATTCCGAGTATAAATAATATACCGAAGTATGATGAGGCGGTCAAAGCATCATGGAGTCAGGTCCTAAATCAGTATAAGAGACGTTCAGACCTTGTCCCAAATCTAGTCAGTACTGTTAAAGGTTATGCGGCACATGAGGAAAAAGTACTTGTAGAAGTAACAAAAGCCCGTAGTGCTGTTGCTCAGATGACGATATCAAAAGATATCTTAAATGATAAAGCAGCTTTTGCACAGTTTCAAAGCAAACAAAATGAACTTTCTTCCGCACTGTCTCGTTTGTTAGTGACTGTTGAGAAGTATCCAGATCTCAAAGCAAATCAAAATTTTGTCATGTTACAGTCCCAGTTGGAGGGAACAGAAAATCGTATCTCTGTAGCTAGACGAGATTATATTCAAGCTGTACAGATCTACAATACGGAGTTAAGGACATTTCCGGGACGCTTATGGCACATGATGCTTTATAGTGATATGAAACTTTATGAGACATTTAGTGTAGATGAAGCAACGCAACGCGTGCCAGAGGTCAATTTCTGA
- a CDS encoding TIGR01458 family HAD-type hydrolase, whose product MSEIKAVLCDIGGVLYVGDTPIEGAVEAVARIKEHFSVRFLTNTTQTRGEQLAELLQKMGFDIEPYEIITALDVTKMYLQEHRSNAYYLLTDEAKKQFTDLTFENIDYVVVGDAQENFSYGSLNTAFRHLHSGATLLAAAKNRYFKDADGELSMDAGGFVQALEYAVQKEAKIIGKPSMEFYHLACQMLAYKPEECIMIGDDIESDIGGAQDAGLKTVLVKTGKFRPQDLQTGIKADMVIDSIADFTL is encoded by the coding sequence ATGTCCGAGATCAAAGCTGTCTTGTGCGATATCGGCGGTGTGCTTTATGTAGGTGATACCCCCATCGAAGGTGCCGTAGAAGCCGTTGCACGCATCAAAGAGCATTTTTCCGTACGTTTTTTGACTAACACGACCCAGACGCGAGGCGAGCAGCTTGCCGAACTTTTACAAAAAATGGGGTTTGATATAGAGCCATATGAGATCATCACCGCGCTGGATGTGACAAAGATGTATCTTCAAGAACATAGATCAAATGCCTATTATCTCCTTACCGACGAAGCCAAAAAACAGTTTACCGACCTTACGTTTGAGAACATCGACTATGTCGTCGTAGGTGATGCGCAGGAGAACTTTAGCTACGGGAGTCTCAACACTGCTTTTCGCCATCTTCACTCGGGGGCGACTCTTCTTGCCGCAGCAAAGAACCGCTACTTCAAAGATGCCGACGGAGAGTTAAGCATGGACGCAGGAGGTTTTGTACAGGCGTTAGAGTATGCAGTGCAAAAAGAAGCCAAGATCATCGGCAAGCCCAGCATGGAGTTTTACCATCTTGCCTGCCAGATGCTTGCTTACAAACCAGAAGAGTGCATCATGATAGGAGACGACATAGAAAGCGACATAGGCGGAGCGCAGGACGCAGGACTGAAAACGGTACTTGTAAAGACAGGAAAGTTCAGGCCCCAAGACCTGCAAACGGGCATCAAAGCAGACATGGTCATCGACTCCATTGCAGATTTTACGCTCTAA
- a CDS encoding cyclic nucleotide-binding domain-containing protein: MDKTLSLSIMQNIIDSEDDFILLFEDAKIILANRSFFKFFSAASVDDFNDSFKDFADCFVQHPHYFNKEKIPAGMTWMDAISQLDEKDRIVSLITTNFEPHAFLVTITQHSEKYTVVRFIDITNALIKKIMIDNANIPLLSHLEFTDVANIVQLLHLKNYNKDDVIVHEGSDGDSMFFIVDGNVLVHNQNIQVQLKEGDFFGEIALLKNTPRTATVTALKDCKVFKLRAEDFQNVIKTKPDLLKEIEKVASSRL, translated from the coding sequence ATGGATAAAACATTAAGCTTATCGATCATGCAAAATATAATAGATTCTGAAGATGACTTTATCTTATTGTTCGAAGATGCAAAAATCATATTGGCCAATAGATCTTTTTTTAAATTTTTCAGCGCAGCCTCTGTTGATGATTTTAATGATTCTTTTAAAGATTTTGCCGATTGTTTTGTTCAACATCCGCACTATTTCAACAAAGAAAAAATTCCTGCCGGTATGACTTGGATGGATGCAATATCTCAGCTTGATGAAAAAGATAGGATCGTCAGTCTTATAACTACTAATTTTGAACCACATGCATTTTTAGTGACAATTACTCAACATAGCGAAAAATATACCGTTGTGAGATTCATAGATATTACCAATGCTCTTATCAAAAAGATCATGATAGATAATGCCAATATTCCTCTTCTCTCTCATTTAGAATTTACCGATGTAGCTAACATTGTTCAGCTTTTACATCTTAAAAACTATAACAAAGATGATGTCATCGTTCATGAAGGTTCAGACGGGGATTCAATGTTCTTTATTGTCGACGGCAATGTTCTTGTACACAATCAAAACATACAAGTTCAGTTAAAAGAGGGAGATTTCTTTGGTGAAATAGCCCTCCTTAAGAACACTCCAAGAACGGCTACTGTCACAGCTTTGAAAGATTGTAAAGTATTTAAGTTGAGAGCAGAAGACTTTCAAAATGTTATAAAAACAAAACCGGACCTCTTAAAAGAGATAGAAAAAGTTGCGAGCTCTCGCCTGTAA
- a CDS encoding TPM domain-containing protein: MKKFITKETQRRVEQAIQEVECKTDAELVVVVAKRADDYYYIPTMWAAFVTLLWPGVSHLLGAPKELNESYVVLALVFIVSMVLLRIPFLMYALIPRDVKQRRARSLAYEQFLVQNLHATKARTGVLIFVSIAERYVKIIADKGINDKITDPVWQNAVIALTEQIKKGNPEEGFLEAIRLCSQPLIEHFPASEPKNELSNHLVIL, encoded by the coding sequence ATGAAGAAATTTATAACAAAAGAAACGCAAAGAAGAGTTGAACAAGCCATACAAGAGGTTGAATGCAAAACAGATGCTGAACTTGTAGTCGTTGTTGCAAAAAGAGCAGATGATTACTATTATATCCCTACTATGTGGGCTGCATTTGTGACACTGTTGTGGCCGGGTGTCAGTCATCTGTTAGGGGCTCCAAAAGAGCTTAATGAAAGCTATGTGGTACTGGCTTTAGTCTTTATTGTAAGTATGGTCTTGCTGCGCATCCCTTTTTTGATGTATGCCCTTATACCCCGTGATGTGAAGCAAAGACGTGCTCGGTCATTGGCTTATGAACAGTTTCTTGTGCAGAATCTTCATGCGACAAAAGCACGTACCGGTGTACTCATATTTGTCAGTATTGCCGAGCGGTATGTGAAGATCATTGCAGATAAAGGGATCAACGACAAGATAACAGATCCAGTTTGGCAAAACGCTGTGATTGCACTGACTGAGCAGATAAAAAAAGGTAATCCAGAAGAAGGATTTTTAGAGGCGATACGATTATGTTCACAGCCGCTAATCGAGCATTTCCCTGCAAGTGAGCCTAAAAATGAACTATCAAATCATCTTGTGATTTTATAA